The DNA sequence TTCCCACacttctaaaaaattggaaaggcttcgttatttttggcaattttagGTGATATTCTCACGATATTTGGACttctattttcctctttttcagtgaaatatctCTCTTcgtttttgaaattctataaTTTCATCTGAAATAAACGAAGCAATCGGACAAAAGCACCTCCGTTGTGTTCAGCTAAAACCTGAATTTTAGTTGCCGTTTTAGCACCGATAGAAATGAATCTCAAGTGAAACATTAGATAGGAGCTATGacatggaaaaaaatcagcattcAGAAAAAGGCGAACAGAATCCAAACATCGAAGACAACGATGATTTCACCGTGGTGACGAAGCGGAACAAAAGGCGTTCCAAACTACTCAattcaaatgaagaaaatcgACCAAACTCAAATGATTTCGCCTCCAATGAAAATGTCTCTAAGGAAAATTACCGGCCACAATCCAATGCTGGTGCCACTAAtcgttcttattttttgacattaGCACCTGCAACAAATAAAAAAGCACCTAAAGAACAAACTCAATCTGAGAAGCAGCGGCATGCTTCAAACCCAGAATGCAAAGATACGAAAAAGTCTAAGTTGCCGAAACCATGCAGGAAAACTGAAAAACCTGCATTCAatggagattttcaaaatcgtggAGAAACTTCTAAAGTTAAAAATAGGTCAAAGTCTGCCGCGGAAGGGACGAAGACGAAAAAAGTTCAAGATGAATTTTTTCGGGTTTGTAGTGAAAAAGCACCTTTTTCACCTCCAACAGAACCTAAAAAAGAATCTATTAAACGATTAAAATACGAAAACCCCACAAACATTCCCGTTTCCAATGACGTTAAACTCGACTCAGAATTTAAAGTAAATAGTAgtgaaaattttgtagaaactAGCGCTGATTCAAAAAAACATTCTTctaaaaaaagtaaactttccaaaaattctcaaaaaaagttAACAGAAACGTGTAGTGTCACAGAAAGTGTCTCAACCGCCTTTGAAATTACTTCGCCCAATGAAAAGTCTAGAAAAAAAGTAGGTGATGAATGCTCTCACAGTGGAATCCCTAATTGTGTCACGACTGATTCCTCCAATCAGTCTACTAAAAACGAATCTTCATTTTCAAATAATAATGAAGTCAACCGCAAGAGCAGACTCCCCCGTAAACTATCTGGAAAAACTAATGAGTCCTGCGAAAAAAATCTTGGCTCTAAAGAGGACTCCACCCGCAGCTCAAGCAACCAAAAAGTTTTGGGTGAATCAGAGAGGCCGAACAAAAAATCCAATGCCAATAGTTCGAACGTCCTAATATCCACCTCAAATCATCAACTCAGTGCCACAAATAGCAATACCACCACATCTGTTGCCGATATAGAAAGTTCGAAAGCCTCTAACACGAAAGTCAATTCTAAAGGTTCCTCAAGCATTCCTATTTTATTCAAATCGAAAAATTCTGCACCTAAAATTACTACTCAATCTGATGTAGTCGAAGAGGAAGTCACTACCTTCATTGACAGTGAGTCGATACATCCGTGCCCTTCTGCCAGTAAAGAATGCTCTCCTTTTGATCCAGTACTAGTCAGTAATAGTTCATCGGATAATCAACCTCAAGGAAGTAACGTGGATTTTGATGTATCGGTTgtagaaaattttccttgtcaAGAAACTTCTACTCCGGCAAAAAGACCCTGCCAAAAAGCACCAGAAGAAAAAGGTCGAACTCCATCCAAAACAGAAATGCCTTCAGTCATCAGTCTGCCTAATTCTTCCGAATCAAAAATCATCAGCCCGCCTAATTCTTCCGAATCAAAAATCATCAGCCCGCCTAATTCTTCCGAATCAAATATCATCAGTCCGCCTACTTCTTCCGAATCAAAAATCCCGCTAAAAGAAAACAGTAAAGTGAATCCAACTAAGGCATCCAAGtcgacaaaaaagaaaagtattgACAGCGATACTCTCAATGCGTGCAAAAAATCTAAATGTGACCCAGTTCCAGCCAAAAGCCAAGAAAATATTGTTCCTAATGCAGAAGAATCCGCGAAAGTATCTTTACCGGACTCGGATGCCTGTAAAAGTGAAAGTCTGAAAGAAAACGATAATGCAGCTCCtgtcaaaataaaatcaaatcTCCCGTgtctaaaagagaaaaaacgtcAGCATGAGAAGAAAAGCAAGCAGCATGTACAAGCATCAAAAACCAGTGATGCAAGCGCTGCAGAGGTTGCAAATGCTTTAACCGAGACCGAAACGCATCATACCCCTAAAAAGTCGCCCAAagccaagaaaaaactaaagtCAGAATTTTTGCGTGCCGAAGACATTGACGAAATCGTGAAAGAGTCATTTAACGGAGCCGAAGAAGATGATACAAGTGTCGATGATAATTTGAAAGCCTTTTTAAATATTCAACAAAATTTAACGAAAACCCCGGATGGAGAAGAAATCACATTAGTGAAAAGTACCATGAACAACCTCTCGAGCGAGGAAACTTCCAAATTAGAAAACGCGTACACTGCCGCTGTATTCAACAATATCAAATACATAGACGACGATTCCAATGACGAATCTCAAGGATTAAGCAGAAACAGCATCATAAGCAGACTCAGGCACGAGTTTTTCAACAGTAATACGTTGTCAGCACCAACTATTCCTGCAAAACCATccatcattaaaaataaagataGCCGAAGTAGCACCACTGACGCAGAGCCCAAGAAAAATGTCACCTTCTCTAACTCGGCAGAGAAAATTTTCGTTCAGGATGAATCTCTCGATTGCAGGGACTGTAGTAACGACAACGGAAGAGGGAAACAAATGTACACCATAACCGGGGAAGTAATTTTCGAACGTCATAATGTACTCAAGTTCCCACCAGGCGTAGTACACGGCGGGTCGTTTCACTCACGTCAAAGTTACGATCCTTATTTAGAGGTTATAAACGAAGAGGGTTGCGAGACGGCTGAGTCAGCCACTGAAACCGTTGTCGGTCCTTCGATTCCTGTAACCACAACTAAATGTGGAGAGCCTGGTGCACAAACGATGCAGCATTGCAGAGTGAACGTTTTCCACTCCAAGCCAGTCGAGCATGTTGAAATCGTCGATGTCGGAGACGTATTCCCACAAACCAATGGTGAAGCACCCCCTTCGACCGAGCTCGCCGTAACGGGGTCAAATGAGTTTACCGAAAATATTCTTGTAGATATCGTCCAGACTACAAGCTTATCCAACGCTGAAGCAGTTTGTGTCACCATTGACTCTGATTCTGACGTAATGACAGCGTCTTCCATAGCCGACGATGACAACCCACCCCCCTTAGCCTCTCCTATTTTCCTGAATGAAATCATAGATGCCGAATTCAGATGTGGTTCGCCAACTCAGAGCGCTTCAGCTCCACGAAAGATCGAAGTAGAAGAGCCCACAAGTCGTGAAGTTTCAGCACCGAGTGAGGATCGTCTTTGTTATGGGTATCCTGCATATGCAAGCCCTACGtatgaaaatgttgaagaaagtCTGATCTGTCCAAAACATGAGATGCCCCCGTATCATGGCACAGCCCTCCCACTTTCGAGCCAATGTTTAGATGATGACAACGTCTCCCTAGATAATGTGCAAGCAAGCCAAGCTCATGTGGGTTGTCCTGAAGTATCAGATCATATATACGAAAATCTGATTCCAGATGTTTCGGatgattttcaagaaattaaccCAGCTATTGCTAGCAGTGAAAATGATCACCCATTAAGAGAGGATGCAGTTACAGAGTCTGCCCAAACTTTGGAGTTCCTAAAGCTTGAACGTGAAGCAGAATCAAAGGCCAACCAAGAGCTTTCATCTGAATCTGTTAAATTTAAACAGGAAATGGGCCAATCTCAAAATGAAGTTCCTGGTGATTCCTGTGAAAATCAAGATGGCGAACTCGCCTCTTCTGGTGAAGAAGAAACTCTGAATGAAGATTGTGCTGCTGATAGTTTGGAAAACTTGCCACATTCCAAGGATCGTGCAGTCTCCAACGTCTCGTGGAAAGTTGACTCTCTCAGCGAGGTTTGCAATTACGAGGAAGAAGATCCAAATGAAAGCTGCAGCTCTGATGGGTCCGATTCTAGTTTCGAACTAGAGTGTTTTGACGCTTATTCATTCCATTGCGCTGAAAGGCTGGAACAAATGAAAGATTCCATCGTCTACGATTTTTCCAGCGATGAAATCGAAGATATAAAGAGAATATCGGGCCTTTGTGAGATGAGTAACTCTGACCTTCCTCTCACAGACAACTGCGTAGAAAGCAATTCCGTATCGATAGAAGTGAGTTCAAATACGGCATTGCAAAATCCAGATGTCAATGGAAATCCAGTGGACGGAGGTATTGATCGACCAACAGTCAGCGAGAGTGTCACTTGCAACGGATTCAAAAGTCAGttgacaatttttccgaaaagcACCGAATCGAATTCGCAAAATGCCACGGTGAGCTCTGATCACTCAATTTATAAAGTTATGGTTAATGATGGTAATCCCGGGGCTCTTAAAGTGAAGCACCCCAGGAATGACATCGTAACATTCCAGCAGACAAATTCGTCAGTGACAGCGACTCTCAAAGATCCGAATGAGAACTTGGTTGCTCCGCAATTGTCCTTAGACTCCTCGAGTGTGGATTGTGGGAACCAATCAAAGcccgaagaaaaagaagaagaaaccgcTCTCGGGTCAGTTGAATCCGATGTTGATTTCGATTACGCGATTTCCGAAAACAGCGCATTGACAACCATTCGACGAGACTCGACCAAGAACGTTGTGAAGCTCGAGTCTGCTGAAGAAATTATTTGCAGCGAATCAGCAAGCAGTTTTGCATCCGCTTCGCTCATACCGCACCTGCAACAAGACTCTCAAGAGAACTTATCCAAGTCGGACCTTTCCGATTCCCGACACGAATCCTCGAGCAGCAACTCGACCACTTTGAGTACCGTCCGTCATAATTCTAGCGACTCTATTTTCACCGCGAATAACAACGATATCAGGCCTGATAGAATCAACGAGATCCCTTCGCTGAAAGAGTTGTGTTTAATCACCGTGCTGAGTCTTCCTAACAGTTTGAATATCCTCGAAAATATCGGCTTAAGCgatttactttttgaaaatggctTCAACGACGACGATGATCTCGAAATCAGCAACGAAATCGGAAACTCCGGGGGAGACTGGTGCTCCAATCCGCACCAACAACGGATCTCCTCCATCCAACTCAGTGAAGCTACCAGTTCCTCGAGGTCGGAAAGTCAAAAATTAGATCTGGAACCGCCACCCAGGCAAACAAAATCACAAGGTTGCAATAGTTTCGTTCCGTACCGTAGTTTCAGTTTCGTTCAAATGACCAGTGTGGGCACTAACACAGACGAGCCAAACAAGCAAGATCAGGCTACCGATAGTAATAGTTTAATCGAAGGTCATTCCGATTGTGAGTGGATCGGTCTGCCCACTGACACACATTCAACAATTCTGCTTTCTCCATCACAATATAAAAGTTATAAGTTTCCCCCGTCGCCAGAGCAGAACGCAAATTTACTAGACTTGCATAACAAGTTTTCTGCGAGGCGCGGGTACCATGAGCTGGACTGGAAAAGTGCAGCGCAAAAAACCACGGTCTCTGAAAACAGCCCCTGTTCTCCTGTGTCGAGTTTCAGGCCGATCGAAGCGAGGCAAGTGTCGACCGAGTCTAATTCAAGCTTCGCGAGAAGAAATGTGAATGACGGAAATACCGCGGCGACGTTGATGGTTGATAGAAATGCCGGCGGCCGTGTTAATCGTTTATCAGGAGACGCTCGCCGGCCGAGCGATACATCGATGCCCACTGAGAGCTCATCAACCATTCATCAAGGAGCGTTGAAGACCTTTCTCCCGAGGGCGAGCGGTCTGGAACTGGACTTGGATTCGCGTAAACAAACGAACGTTTTTCACCTCGACGAAAGCGCTACGAGCCCGAGGAGCGTAAGGCAGCATCCCGGCGTTTTTCGAGGAGAGGAAGTTGTTGAAGCGAGAAAATCAAGTCTGGAAGTCTCGTCAAATATAGAACCGGGCTATTCAAGACTGCTGGCCATCGTCCAAGAAAATGCAAATGAGTGTCATAGTAAAAGTGCACTGGACTCGACTCCTGGGTGCCTAGTGCGTAAAGGTGCGTCCAACTCAAATGCCCTCCCGGAGTCGTTTCGTTTCGAATCGTGCGCGTCTAAGTCGAGTGAAGTTGAAATTTGTGAAACTCAGTTTAGTGGCCGAGCGCCGCCCGTAGCGCCATCTATATTTGAGGAATCCAAGCGGTGTCTCGTGCAACCTGAAAACATGCCCGAGCAGCGATTCGAAGATACGGCGTTCGATGTCAACCACGGTGTGAATGGAGATATTCATAACACCTTCAAGCCGGCCTCCTtgaatgtgaataaatatcacgagatttttaagaaaaatgacggatttttcggtcattttgacaATAGTAAAATTGTTTGTGAAAATGTCATTCTCAATTACGATGACAATTCGTGCACCGAACAAATTATCAATAAAGAAAAAGCAGCGCTTGGCTCTCCAAAAAATGGAAACATGATCGGCGAGGTCAATAACTTGCAGTTTTTTAACTCCAACGGAATTTCGCCCGAAAGAGACGACGTACCGGGTAAGCGGACTGATGCTGTAGATTACTCAGATCAGATTCAAAGAAGCATCGAagaaagtagacattttttcgaaaacctATCAAAAATAAAGCAGCGGAACTCCTGGAACAACTTTCGAAGAAGCTCTTTGCCTAACGTTAACGAGCTTCAAAATGAAAAGCCGAAAATCTCAAAGCAAGGTGACTTTTTCGAAATCAGTAGAAGCCAAACAATTTTCGACAGTAAAAGTAATCAAAGCTCccgaaaaaattctcttgaacccAAAAGTCAAAGCGGAGAAAATTTTCGTCAAGACATGTACAACGAATACATGCTCAAGTTGGCTGAGAGGTCAGAAAGGCGGAGTAACAAAGTCATCAAAGTTTCTCAACCTCAAGCGCTTGTAAGTCCTACCTCAAGTGTCGAAAATGGAAGTAACTGGAGTGAGTCCAAAAATGATCTTGGTTCTGAATTCATTAAAAAAGTTCGTCAAAGAATGGAAAAATATGGGCTAGATGCCGATGAAAGTGATTCAAAATTGACCGATGGGGAGGCAACGATTGCGGCTACTAACAgccaagaagaagaaaatattccATCAAGGAAAGGATCCTCTAATTTACCTAAGCATATCCAAGAATTTCTGCAACTCTCAGGATGTCAGTCTACTGTCACTCAACACACCAATTTTGAGACCGGTGAGTTTTTCTGCAAAGCGTGTGGAGTCCTTTCCGGGACGAAGTGTGTTCTATGTCTAACTCTGGTGttacgattttgaaaattaacgAACACGTACGGCTCGCCGAAATTGACCCAATAATTCTAAccatttttaatctatttaatcGTAATTTCTGTGTGAAGTTTTAGAGTGAACTCTTTTTAGCCTTAATgactaaaaacttaaattctcccaATTATGGTGTGTGTGCGTGAGTGTTTTTAAATGAGGTGCAACGTGTCTTCTCGTTTTACCTAACTTCAGTTCCTTCAAAGtaattttaacataaaattggCAGTAAGATTCAAGCTGAGTCATAATTGTTGATAGGAGGGCGAAAATAGAGGACTTACCTggttttttcggatttttgctcttttttttcttttatcatttttttttcattctctcgCCCTCGTATAGGTTTTCTGTAACAACTTTCAATGCATCTTTCATTCTGCTAGAGATTTTTTagagacatttttcaattttcatcgaGAAAATAGGAGAATTCTTCTTGCACATCCATCGATTACAAAACTGtatttaggggggggggagagaggggggcgAGCAGGCAGTGTTTAACTACGAaaacgaaaggaaaaaaattcagcgAGTTTTATATTAATATGAGGTATGGGACTGTAGAGCCGAAAAGCTCACCACATTGAGGTATTGGGGCCATCACTTACAGAAAATTTAGGAGCATTTTAGCTTAAAAAATGCCAAGGTAAATAATCAACTCGAAGCCATGTTCGATACGTTTGCGTTGaaacaaatacaaattttcagtaaagGCTGTCTTAAGTTTCCATTTCTCATGTAGAGGGATTAAAATTGTCGGACTTAAATACAAAATGCTTGCCCTTTTTCGCATGCTGTAACATATCATTTGGAATACCTACTAGATTATGTGTCATTGAAAAATCAGATTCCGATATCATCATTTGACTATATTTTCAGtctggaactacaatttctggctcagcttAGAAAAAACGTAAGTACCACCAGTTTCCTTGggcaaataagtgtttttacgaacgaaccaaaaattgtagttccttattgcaaaatgaagtccaaatgaaAGTCTCCTAGTTCGTGAACGGTCAGATTGAATGATTCATTTCTCatgtgtagaaaaaaattcgccgaaaCAAATCAACTTTTTCGTTCGAAAGAAAGTAAAACATCAATTTGTCTGACGATATCGGCCgtctttttgcattttttgattACAATAAGAACCACGAGTTTTATGTTGACAAGTGAGAAGAATCAGTAACGTAACCGGTTGGATTATGATCAATAGAGAAGACTGTTGTATAGCCCCAGAGGAAAGAAGAGTAAAAAGTAGTCACTCGGATGCAATTTCTCCTTTATCACTTTCCAAAGTGCAGACGAGGAGGAAATTAGTGTTGAAACGAGCCAAAGGAACTGAAATGGATCCAGCTTCCGGGGTGTTTGGCACACTTTATTAAAGGCCGCCGTCGGCGCGCATtgcggcgcgacgcgacgcggcgcggcgtcccGCAGCGTCGCCACTTACCAGATCCAACAGCCAGCTTTTTAATTCCTCACATTAATAAATCAATTAATTTATCTTGCCGTGTGGAGTTCCCTGATTGAGGAGTGCATAAACATCGTTTAGAatgtttggtttcttttttcctctctctctcttttcgtCTTTATTCTCTTCTTCAAGTTGTACCGTGGAATCTCTAAAGGTGCTTAGATTGCGTATGCTATAATCAATCTAATCAGCGTTAAATAACACTCGTTACCACGGATCGATTTGCCAAAATAATTCAGCGCAGATTCCGGTAATGATCTTTTTTCTCGATTTGATTGGTTTTCTTGGGAAAAATCTCTCTACTCCCCAATTAATCGGGCTTAacgggaaaattttcaattttttgttgaacTTTAGTGCATAATGGGAAAAACTAAGCTCATTTTCGATTAAGTGCTCAAAATCCAAATTACATGCTTTGAGACTTCCTTGATTTCAATCGGGTCAGTTTTACATGGTAGTATATTGGCGGGGCGGGTCCTATGATTTCCTAGAAAAACCTCTATCAGAAACagcaaggaaaattttcaagcataCCATGTatgttttttctgtattttagcTGCTGAATCAAGGAAAAAACCTTCGTTTTTCCTCTATCATGCACCAGTTTTTATAAGACCaaacttttcccggaaaatcTCCAGATTTGGGAAGAATTCTGATTTTCTtgagaaaacctgaaaaaacaTAGGCCATTTTGGAAGAGCGTCAAGTACGTGAAGGATGCTacttggactttattttgcaatttggaactaaaatgtCTGGCGCAGATTAGAAACTGCAtatgtaccatcagttttcTTATGCACACGAGTGTATTTACGGATGGGCtagaaattgttgttcctaattgcaaaatgtagtccatttattcGACGGATAGGATGATTTGTGGGAGTCACGCCTCGTCCCTTATCGGAAACTACGCTCTGTGACACAATGCGTTGTGTTCGCCTTCATGAGCGGCGGATAGGCAAAAGCGCCGCCCACGCGACGAAAGGGTTGCTGCGGCGGAGATGGACGAGCGTCAAGTTCTTACGGTGGTTAAGAGGGTGGGTGGGAGTCCTTTAATTAGCCATGATGGCTCTTGAGTCGACCCCGCAACGGCCAATTAACATACGGATCGTTAGTATTGATTGCACGTTAGAAGAGGTTGAAGAATGACTGCAGCGCAGTTCCTGGAGAACGGAGAAAAACTTATTGCATCAAGTGTTCAGCCCCAGTTTGACCGGCTTAAAACTTTTTGACCCGGACTTGCCAATTGGATGAAATCAATATTGGGTCATTCACACGTGGAGAGTTTTGAAgataaataaaaacatgaattgcCGAGGACACCAGcgacgtggcgtgaattgcgatgtatcgattgttatgccatttaaacatatggtaaagaatcgattattaaggtgttcgctgtgaacaccctgtttatcgatcctttttcatacgtataaatggcagatcaatcgatacatcgcaaagcacgccacgccactggaggacACGCAGCATATTTCTTATGGAAACGCATTGAAAATTGGAGAGAGAGGAATAGAGAAGAGAATGAAAGGTTCCCACTTTTTATCACCTgcctttccttcctcttttttcatctcctcctcctcctcttttttttttttttttttttttttttttagtttcttctTCTCTCGATTTCTGATGCCTCCTCATCTGAAAACCATCAGAAGTCGTACGATCCTAGTCTCTCAAACTAGAGATTAGCCTCTAAACTCATACACAGTTCTCTTCGTTACTTTGAAAAtggttttccatgaaaataatCCATCCATAGCAGAGATTACGAAGAAATGAATAACATATAAAGAAGgtccgtcaaattttaaaagcataaaaaatgTTACCTATTTTGTTTTCTCCAGATGTTTAGTAATAATTTGCCATTTCTCACGGGTATTTTATCTGCAGATTTTCGGCGATCCCTATCTCTGTACCAAGAAATAGACAATGCTC is a window from the Bemisia tabaci chromosome 5, PGI_BMITA_v3 genome containing:
- the LOC109037384 gene encoding uncharacterized protein isoform X2; this encodes MKDSIVYDFSSDEIEDIKRISGLCEMSNSDLPLTDNCVESNSVSIEVSSNTALQNPDVNGNPVDGGIDRPTVSESVTCNGFKSQLTIFPKSTESNSQNATVSSDHSIYKVMVNDGNPGALKVKHPRNDIVTFQQTNSSVTATLKDPNENLVAPQLSLDSSSVDCGNQSKPEEKEEETALGSVESDVDFDYAISENSALTTIRRDSTKNVVKLESAEEIICSESASSFASASLIPHLQQDSQENLSKSDLSDSRHESSSSNSTTLSTVRHNSSDSIFTANNNDIRPDRINEIPSLKELCLITVLSLPNSLNILENIGLSDLLFENGFNDDDDLEISNEIGNSGGDWCSNPHQQRISSIQLSEATSSSRSESQKLDLEPPPRQTKSQGCNSFVPYRSFSFVQMTSVGTNTDEPNKQDQATDSNSLIEGHSDCEWIGLPTDTHSTILLSPSQYKSYKFPPSPEQNANLLDLHNKFSARRGYHELDWKSAAQKTTVSENSPCSPVSSFRPIEARQVSTESNSSFARRNVNDGNTAATLMVDRNAGGRVNRLSGDARRPSDTSMPTESSSTIHQGALKTFLPRASGLELDLDSRKQTNVFHLDESATSPRSVRQHPGVFRGEEVVEARKSSLEVSSNIEPGYSRLLAIVQENANECHSKSALDSTPGCLVRKGASNSNALPESFRFESCASKSSEVEICETQFSGRAPPVAPSIFEESKRCLVQPENMPEQRFEDTAFDVNHGVNGDIHNTFKPASLNVNKYHEIFKKNDGFFGHFDNSKIVCENVILNYDDNSCTEQIINKEKAALGSPKNGNMIGEVNNLQFFNSNGISPERDDVPGKRTDAVDYSDQIQRSIEESRHFFENLSKIKQRNSWNNFRRSSLPNVNELQNEKPKISKQGDFFEISRSQTIFDSKSNQSSRKNSLEPKSQSGENFRQDMYNEYMLKLAERSERRSNKVIKVSQPQALVSPTSSVENGSNWSESKNDLGSEFIKKVRQRMEKYGLDADESDSKLTDGEATIAATNSQEEENIPSRKGSSNLPKHIQEFLQLSGCQSTVTQHTNFETGVWSPAVTPEAPRKVYENQRLEPKNSEKDEKNGNTEPIPPVWTPKSSGRATPSDQITFKPVKFQSPVPARKASKVNKESGGFQSKLPIPTNGTEKKSEEVVGPSVKERISAFSSVSGKRLEIKNQNNNENSKLRSLDHSVLGQCGLALPKSQNPTITLLQKAREGQLSKGAAYLDDQKMYTKETPEKTKTSEPENNQESKAQSKKVMNTEQKPTEKTKSSNADRISSNNVPGGREENQQKWYKRMYESLHQANLDKSNVTVRYWPNQPVDRASQQIRNGNSGYSSEPEATNHNSDKIAAKYATLDRRRNQSKENDASLSYVPRTKPSNEALKHAVEIYNSQPGRIENYEPGRCSIADKETKEWWDEMMEIFDKQYGETGGHRNQSNPPSQQKKHFMTYTLKDGGYESDSSLVFKRRDENCDMSPTEKKMAYKEIQKGGEVPLHGLRKPAPQRPKESPAGRYAESAVTLQYRRPVLAEVKEALSEDELARRQAEAMQRLYQEERRRKYLQELHDISSRRHTDHFIPSQKSPIPLNRYDDFFPDESPTISRQRDRTPEPKLVARALYNFVGQSSRELSFRRGDIIFVRRQIDKNWYEGEHNAMIGLFPINYVEIIPYDNIRTIPKKPTEGQARAKFNFIAQSHLELSLVKGELVVLTRRVDSNWFEGRIGNRRGIFPVSYVEVLTEPGERAFSPVRPTTPATPVTHSSLSNGSSQPIQLHSMSDGSSDRLDGKQDMSLVNQTLHIDTQSDPIPYRALYNYRPQNEDELELQEGDTVYVIEKCDDGWYVGSSQRTGAFGTFPGNYVQRVA
- the LOC109037384 gene encoding uncharacterized protein isoform X1 gives rise to the protein MKDSIVYDFSSDEIEDIKRISGLCEMSNSDLPLTDNCVESNSVSIEVSSNTALQNPDVNGNPVDGGIDRPTVSESVTCNGFKSQLTIFPKSTESNSQNATVSSDHSIYKVMVNDGNPGALKVKHPRNDIVTFQQTNSSVTATLKDPNENLVAPQLSLDSSSVDCGNQSKPEEKEEETALGSVESDVDFDYAISENSALTTIRRDSTKNVVKLESAEEIICSESASSFASASLIPHLQQDSQENLSKSDLSDSRHESSSSNSTTLSTVRHNSSDSIFTANNNDIRPDRINEIPSLKELCLITVLSLPNSLNILENIGLSDLLFENGFNDDDDLEISNEIGNSGGDWCSNPHQQRISSIQLSEATSSSRSESQKLDLEPPPRQTKSQGCNSFVPYRSFSFVQMTSVGTNTDEPNKQDQATDSNSLIEGHSDCEWIGLPTDTHSTILLSPSQYKSYKFPPSPEQNANLLDLHNKFSARRGYHELDWKSAAQKTTVSENSPCSPVSSFRPIEARQVSTESNSSFARRNVNDGNTAATLMVDRNAGGRVNRLSGDARRPSDTSMPTESSSTIHQGALKTFLPRASGLELDLDSRKQTNVFHLDESATSPRSVRQHPGVFRGEEVVEARKSSLEVSSNIEPGYSRLLAIVQENANECHSKSALDSTPGCLVRKGASNSNALPESFRFESCASKSSEVEICETQFSGRAPPVAPSIFEESKRCLVQPENMPEQRFEDTAFDVNHGVNGDIHNTFKPASLNVNKYHEIFKKNDGFFGHFDNSKIVCENVILNYDDNSCTEQIINKEKAALGSPKNGNMIGEVNNLQFFNSNGISPERDDVPGKRTDAVDYSDQIQRSIEESRHFFENLSKIKQRNSWNNFRRSSLPNVNELQNEKPKISKQGDFFEISRSQTIFDSKSNQSSRKNSLEPKSQSGENFRQDMYNEYMLKLAERSERRSNKVIKVSQPQALVSPTSSVENGSNWSESKNDLGSEFIKKVRQRMEKYGLDADESDSKLTDGEATIAATNSQEEENIPSRKGSSNLPKHIQEFLQLSGCQSTVTQHTNFETGVWSPAVTPEAPRKVYENQRLEPKNSEKDEKNGNTEPIPPVWTPKSSGRATPSDQITFKPVKFQSPVPARKASKVNKESGGFQSKLPIPTNGTEKKSEEVVGPSVKERISAFSSVSGKRLEIKNQNNNENSKLRSLDHSVLGQCGLALPKSQNPTITLLQKAREGQLSKGAAYLDDQKMYTKETPEKTKTSEPENNQESKAQSKKVMNTEQKPTEKTKSSNADRISSNNVPGGREENQQKWYKRMYESLHQANLDKSNVTVRYWPNQPVDRASQQIRNGNSGYSSEPEATNHNSDKIAAKYATLDRRRNQSKENDASLSYVPRTKPSNEALKHAVEIYNSQPGRIENYEPGRCSIADKETKEWWDEMMEIFDKQYGETGGHRNQSNPPSQQKKHFMTYTLKDGGYESDSSLVFKRRDENCDMSPTEKKMAYKEIQKGGEVPLHGLRKPAPQRPKEPVLREVPSSPSSSPFYSYEPQPESPAGRYAESAVTLQYRRPVLAEVKEALSEDELARRQAEAMQRLYQEERRRKYLQELHDISSRRHTDHFIPSQKSPIPLNRYDDFFPDESPTISRQRDRTPEPKLVARALYNFVGQSSRELSFRRGDIIFVRRQIDKNWYEGEHNAMIGLFPINYVEIIPYDNIRTIPKKPTEGQARAKFNFIAQSHLELSLVKGELVVLTRRVDSNWFEGRIGNRRGIFPVSYVEVLTEPGERAFSPVRPTTPATPVTHSSLSNGSSQPIQLHSMSDGSSDRLDGKQDMSLVNQTLHIDTQSDPIPYRALYNYRPQNEDELELQEGDTVYVIEKCDDGWYVGSSQRTGAFGTFPGNYVQRVA